One part of the Chryseobacterium sp. 7 genome encodes these proteins:
- a CDS encoding transposase, producing the protein MRNYGICRAILYNLRKKYGGMEASEMKKAKELEAENTSLKRMYANLVMELAVVKYIIEKKL; encoded by the coding sequence GTGCGTAACTATGGTATTTGCAGAGCAATACTGTATAACTTGCGTAAAAAGTACGGAGGAATGGAAGCTAGTGAAATGAAGAAAGCAAAGGAACTGGAAGCAGAAAACACATCCTTAAAGCGGATGTATGCTAATTTAGTCATGGAATTGGCTGTAGTCAAGTATATTATAGAAAAAAAGCTCTAA
- a CDS encoding integrase core domain-containing protein, translating into MQNGYIERFNRTYRESVLNSYIFQSLAGLSPVKYREIEKQKIAVLN; encoded by the coding sequence ATGCAAAATGGATATATAGAAAGATTTAACAGGACTTATCGGGAGAGTGTGCTTAATTCATATATATTTCAATCATTAGCAGGATTGTCGCCTGTGAAATACAGAGAAATAGAAAAACAGAAAATTGCTGTTTTAAACTAA
- a CDS encoding GNAT family N-acetyltransferase, giving the protein MGEVVEGDFFLNSIGNTLHLKTDKYNFTSNNFERGENDGDIIVKTNNQTVYLGISLKDQLNLIGTICLWNFSQDCKTTEVGYELLPEYHRQGIMCEALKVLNFGFNELNILEKNIVLVYKLY; this is encoded by the coding sequence ATGGGAGAAGTAGTTGAGGGAGATTTCTTTTTAAACAGTATTGGAAATACTTTACATTTGAAGACTGACAAATATAATTTTACTTCAAATAATTTTGAACGCGGAGAGAATGATGGAGACATTATAGTAAAAACTAATAATCAAACCGTTTATCTAGGAATTTCTTTAAAAGACCAACTCAATCTTATCGGAACAATTTGTCTCTGGAATTTTTCTCAAGACTGTAAAACTACAGAAGTGGGTTATGAATTATTACCGGAATACCACAGACAGGGAATTATGTGCGAAGCTTTGAAAGTTTTGAATTTCGGCTTTAATGAATTGAATATATTAGAAAAAAATATTGTGCTGGTTTATAAACTGTATTAG
- a CDS encoding site-specific integrase produces MRSTFKVLFYLKRDKQKKDGSVPIYCRITIDGKESRFGMKKHIDPKLWNVEDGKAIGKSVDSSEVNSLLETTKARIYEIYREIQGKDNSVSAEKVKNIFLGIDSNQYTLLKAFDDHIEEQLELVGKKIVKATYRRYCYLRKRLSEFLSEKLHISDISLREINYRFIRAFEIYLLTVRKNKQSTIAQYLILLKGILEIACKNERISRNPFASYAIEDEQSKRGYLTQNEIEVLMNWKLSKKLEETRDVFIFCCFTGLSYIDVFQLSKEKINLSTVGQEWINGKREKTDVDYFIPMMEIPKKILEKYQHQLFKNGRVLPVKTNLTINRHLKEISGICCLEKHLTFHISRHTFATLALSKGVSLESVSKMLGHKEIRTTQIYAKITTEKISRDMEIFAEHIKETESKFLVNF; encoded by the coding sequence ATGAGGAGTACATTTAAAGTCCTTTTCTACTTAAAAAGAGACAAGCAAAAAAAAGATGGATCAGTCCCAATTTATTGCCGGATAACAATTGATGGCAAAGAATCCCGTTTTGGAATGAAAAAGCACATTGACCCAAAGCTTTGGAACGTTGAAGATGGAAAAGCAATAGGAAAAAGTGTCGACTCATCAGAAGTCAATAGTCTTCTTGAGACAACTAAGGCAAGAATATACGAAATTTATAGGGAGATTCAGGGAAAGGATAATTCAGTTTCTGCAGAAAAGGTTAAGAATATTTTTCTTGGGATCGACAGTAACCAATACACTCTTTTAAAAGCCTTTGATGACCACATAGAAGAACAATTGGAGCTTGTTGGTAAAAAAATAGTTAAAGCAACTTATCGCCGATATTGCTATCTTAGGAAAAGATTGTCGGAATTTCTGTCCGAAAAACTGCATATTTCTGATATATCTCTTCGTGAAATTAATTATCGGTTTATCCGGGCCTTCGAAATTTATCTATTGACAGTTCGTAAAAATAAGCAAAGTACCATAGCACAGTATTTAATTCTCCTAAAAGGAATACTGGAGATAGCATGTAAAAACGAAAGAATTTCTAGAAACCCATTTGCTAGTTATGCAATTGAAGATGAGCAATCTAAACGCGGCTACCTTACTCAAAATGAAATCGAAGTTCTAATGAATTGGAAATTAAGTAAAAAACTAGAAGAGACAAGAGATGTTTTCATTTTTTGCTGTTTTACGGGTTTATCTTACATCGATGTCTTTCAATTATCTAAAGAGAAAATTAATTTATCTACTGTCGGACAAGAGTGGATTAATGGAAAACGTGAGAAAACTGATGTAGATTATTTTATACCAATGATGGAAATACCAAAGAAAATACTAGAAAAATATCAACATCAATTATTTAAAAATGGAAGAGTGCTTCCTGTGAAGACTAACCTGACAATCAATCGTCATTTAAAAGAAATTTCAGGAATTTGTTGCTTAGAAAAGCATTTGACATTTCACATATCTCGTCATACTTTTGCAACCTTAGCTTTATCGAAAGGTGTTTCATTGGAAAGTGTAAGTAAGATGCTGGGACATAAAGAGATACGGACTACTCAGATTTATGCGAAAATAACAACAGAAAAAATCAGTAGAGATATGGAAATTTTCGCTGAACATATAAAGGAAACTGAAAGTAAATTTTTAGTGAATTTTTAG
- a CDS encoding ABC-F family ATP-binding cassette domain-containing protein — protein MLTVSNLSLQFGKRVLFDEVNIMFTKGNCYGIIGANGAGKSTFLKILTGKQDPTTGHVSLEPGKRMSVLEQDHFAYDQYTVLEAVLRGNKKLFEIKEEMDALYAKEDFSDEDGIKAGELGVIYDEMGGWTAESDAQTMLSNVGIKDDMHWQMMSELENKDKVKVLLAQALFGNPDVLILDEPTNDLDIDTISWLEDFLADYENTVIVVSHDRHFLDTVCTHIGDLDYAKLNLYTGNYSFWYQASQLATRQRAQANKKAEEKKKELQDFIARFSSNVAKAKQATARKKMIDKLNIDDIKPSSRRYPAIIFEMEREAGDQILDVKGLGKTKDGELLFSSIDLNLKKGDKVAILSKNSLAITEFFEILAGNVEADKGTVAWGVTTNQSHMPLDNTNFFQEDLSLVDWLRQFTKNDEERHEEFVRGFLGRMLFSGDEALKSCKVLSGGEKMRCMFSRMMLQKANVLLLDEPTNHLDLESITTLNNSLSNFKGNLLLASHDHEMLSTVCNRIVELTPTGIIDREMTYDEYLADKKVKELREKMYS, from the coding sequence ATGTTAACAGTATCTAACTTATCTTTACAATTCGGGAAAAGGGTTCTTTTTGACGAGGTAAATATTATGTTTACCAAAGGAAACTGCTACGGGATCATCGGAGCAAACGGTGCGGGAAAGTCTACATTCCTGAAAATATTAACAGGAAAGCAGGATCCTACAACAGGGCATGTATCTCTGGAACCAGGGAAAAGAATGTCAGTTTTGGAGCAGGATCACTTTGCTTATGATCAATATACTGTTCTTGAAGCAGTTTTAAGAGGTAACAAGAAATTATTTGAGATAAAAGAGGAAATGGATGCGTTATACGCAAAAGAAGATTTCTCTGATGAAGACGGAATTAAGGCCGGTGAATTAGGTGTAATTTATGATGAAATGGGAGGATGGACTGCTGAATCTGATGCACAGACGATGCTTTCAAATGTTGGAATAAAAGATGATATGCACTGGCAAATGATGAGCGAACTTGAGAACAAGGACAAAGTAAAGGTTCTTTTGGCTCAGGCGCTTTTCGGAAATCCTGATGTATTGATTCTGGATGAGCCTACCAACGACCTTGACATTGATACCATCTCATGGTTGGAAGATTTCCTTGCTGATTACGAAAACACCGTAATCGTTGTATCTCACGACCGTCACTTCCTTGATACGGTTTGTACTCACATCGGTGATTTGGATTACGCTAAGCTAAACCTTTACACAGGTAACTACTCTTTCTGGTACCAGGCTTCTCAATTGGCAACAAGACAAAGAGCTCAGGCCAACAAGAAAGCAGAAGAGAAGAAAAAAGAACTTCAGGACTTCATTGCAAGATTCAGCTCTAACGTTGCTAAGGCAAAACAAGCTACTGCAAGAAAGAAAATGATCGACAAATTAAATATTGACGATATCAAGCCTTCTTCAAGAAGATATCCTGCTATTATTTTCGAAATGGAAAGAGAGGCAGGAGATCAGATTTTAGATGTAAAAGGTCTTGGGAAAACAAAAGATGGAGAATTATTGTTCTCTAGTATTGATCTGAACCTTAAGAAAGGAGATAAAGTAGCTATTCTTTCCAAAAACTCTTTAGCCATTACAGAATTCTTTGAAATTCTGGCTGGAAATGTAGAAGCAGATAAAGGAACCGTTGCTTGGGGAGTTACAACCAATCAGTCTCACATGCCATTGGACAACACGAACTTCTTCCAGGAAGATCTAAGTTTGGTCGACTGGTTGAGACAGTTTACCAAGAATGACGAAGAGCGTCATGAAGAGTTCGTAAGAGGATTCCTAGGAAGAATGCTATTCTCAGGTGATGAAGCTTTAAAATCTTGTAAAGTACTTTCCGGAGGTGAAAAAATGAGATGTATGTTCAGCAGAATGATGCTTCAGAAAGCTAATGTTCTTTTATTAGACGAACCTACCAACCACTTAGACCTTGAAAGTATCACAACTTTGAACAACTCTTTGTCTAACTTTAAAGGGAATCTTTTACTGGCATCTCATGACCACGAAATGCTTTCAACAGTCTGTAACAGGATCGTTGAACTGACTCCTACCGGAATCATTGACAGAGAAATGACTTATGACGAATACCTTGCTGATAAAAAGGTAAAAGAATTAAGAGAAAAAATGTATTCTTAA
- a CDS encoding M48 family metalloprotease — MKKITLSLMLLGAMYSINAQKINLGKAAGMVSNGAKALTFTNEDAIKLSKESVDWMDKNNAVAGPKDPYTVRLNKLFGKHKSQDGLNLNYKVYKVKDINAFACADGSVRVFSSLMDIMTDNELLAVIGHEIGHVKNQDTKDAMKSAYLKAAALDAASSASAAVATLNESQIGKMANAFLDASHSKKQESEADTYSYDFMKVNKYDVVGAYTAFKKLGLLSEGSTQTNFEKMFNSHPDSNKRAEAIKKKAEKDGLWKDPGTVSLPTAKLTK, encoded by the coding sequence ATGAAAAAAATTACGCTAAGCCTTATGTTATTGGGGGCAATGTATTCGATCAATGCACAAAAAATTAACCTTGGCAAAGCTGCCGGAATGGTTTCAAACGGTGCAAAAGCCTTAACATTTACCAACGAAGATGCGATTAAACTATCCAAAGAATCAGTAGACTGGATGGATAAGAATAACGCTGTTGCTGGTCCAAAAGATCCGTATACTGTGAGACTGAATAAGCTGTTCGGCAAGCACAAATCTCAGGATGGTCTGAATTTAAATTATAAAGTTTATAAAGTAAAAGATATCAACGCTTTTGCCTGTGCAGACGGAAGTGTACGTGTTTTCTCTTCGCTGATGGATATCATGACGGACAACGAATTACTTGCCGTAATCGGACATGAGATTGGGCACGTTAAAAATCAGGATACGAAAGATGCAATGAAATCTGCTTATCTGAAAGCAGCTGCACTAGATGCGGCATCATCAGCTTCTGCTGCTGTGGCTACCCTTAATGAGAGCCAGATAGGGAAAATGGCTAATGCGTTTTTAGATGCTTCACACAGTAAAAAACAGGAGTCTGAAGCAGATACCTATTCCTACGACTTTATGAAAGTTAATAAATATGATGTAGTAGGAGCTTACACAGCATTCAAAAAATTAGGGTTGCTTTCGGAAGGAAGTACGCAGACGAACTTTGAGAAAATGTTCAATTCTCACCCGGATAGTAATAAAAGGGCAGAAGCTATTAAAAAGAAAGCAGAGAAAGACGGCTTATGGAAAGATCCGGGAACGGTTTCTTTACCTACAGCAAAACTGACAAAATAA
- the recJ gene encoding single-stranded-DNA-specific exonuclease RecJ — MSQKWIYKPEPDEEVVDRLSSSLGFGTFESKLLVLRGIDNYQKAREFFKPNLTDIHNPFLMADMQKAVERIATAIENGEKILVYGDYDVDGTTAVALMYLYLSKIVEKKYLDYYIPDRNSEGYGISTEGIDFAKENGFSLIIALDCGIKALDMISYASSLNIDFIICDHHLPGEEIPNAAAVLDPKRNDCRYPFKELSGCGVGFKLCQGLNTIYKLPEAELFELTDLLAISIAADIVSMTGENRVLAKMGLKTLRKTRNLGLRLLIPEDKLSHFEISNIVFEIAPKINAAGRISHGKAAVELMVSDNLKHANQIVNDIMNLNDERRELDMNSTLSALNQIIESQQETKHTTIVYHPEWNKGVIGIVASRLIETYYKPTLVFTDGNNGEMVASARSVSDFDVHEALDLCSEYFLKFGGHHAAAGLSMEKEKFAAFKEKFERIVSEKIKEHQKEPSITIDTEITVDEINREFINFHRKLAPFGPHNMKPIFTLTDQKLSGYVKTMGKDNNHLKFYIKQESTGRNIECVGFKLGQFVEDFKNKNFDLAFTLEENHWKGNVTHYLNIKDVKFRD; from the coding sequence ATGAGTCAAAAATGGATTTACAAGCCTGAACCCGATGAGGAAGTTGTGGACAGACTAAGTTCGTCACTTGGTTTTGGTACTTTTGAATCTAAACTTCTCGTTTTGAGAGGCATTGACAACTACCAAAAGGCCAGGGAATTTTTCAAACCCAACCTTACCGATATCCACAATCCGTTTTTAATGGCAGATATGCAAAAAGCTGTAGAGCGCATTGCCACTGCAATTGAGAATGGCGAAAAAATATTGGTATATGGTGACTATGATGTGGACGGAACCACAGCTGTTGCTTTAATGTATCTTTATCTCAGCAAAATTGTTGAGAAGAAATATCTTGATTATTATATTCCGGACAGAAATTCTGAAGGATATGGTATTTCTACAGAAGGAATTGATTTTGCCAAAGAGAATGGGTTTTCATTAATCATTGCTCTGGACTGTGGAATCAAGGCTTTAGACATGATCAGCTATGCCAGCAGCCTGAATATCGATTTTATTATCTGTGATCATCACCTTCCAGGTGAAGAAATTCCTAATGCGGCTGCAGTTCTTGATCCTAAAAGAAATGACTGCCGATATCCGTTCAAAGAGCTTTCAGGATGTGGTGTTGGTTTTAAACTTTGCCAGGGACTTAATACCATCTATAAGTTACCGGAAGCTGAATTATTTGAACTGACAGACCTTCTGGCGATCTCCATTGCGGCAGATATCGTTTCTATGACCGGAGAAAACAGGGTATTGGCTAAAATGGGATTAAAAACACTCAGAAAGACCAGAAATCTTGGATTAAGACTTTTGATTCCTGAGGATAAGCTTTCTCATTTTGAAATTTCCAATATTGTTTTTGAAATAGCGCCTAAAATTAATGCTGCCGGAAGAATATCTCATGGTAAAGCAGCTGTAGAACTTATGGTTTCCGACAATCTGAAACATGCGAACCAGATTGTAAATGACATCATGAACCTCAACGATGAAAGACGTGAGCTGGATATGAATTCTACCCTTTCTGCCCTGAATCAAATTATAGAATCTCAGCAGGAAACGAAACATACCACTATTGTTTACCATCCTGAATGGAACAAAGGAGTAATCGGAATTGTTGCATCAAGACTTATTGAAACATATTATAAGCCAACGCTTGTATTTACCGATGGTAATAATGGCGAAATGGTAGCCTCGGCAAGATCTGTTTCTGATTTTGATGTGCATGAAGCCCTTGATCTGTGTTCTGAATATTTCCTTAAATTCGGGGGACATCACGCAGCAGCGGGACTTTCTATGGAGAAAGAGAAATTTGCTGCCTTCAAAGAAAAATTTGAGAGAATTGTTTCTGAGAAAATCAAAGAGCATCAGAAGGAACCTTCTATTACTATCGATACGGAAATTACGGTGGATGAAATCAACAGAGAGTTTATCAATTTTCACAGAAAGCTTGCACCATTCGGGCCTCACAATATGAAACCTATTTTTACCTTGACAGATCAGAAACTTTCAGGATATGTAAAAACTATGGGAAAAGATAATAATCATCTGAAATTTTATATAAAGCAGGAATCTACAGGACGAAATATTGAATGTGTCGGATTCAAGCTGGGACAGTTTGTGGAAGATTTTAAAAATAAGAATTTTGATCTTGCTTTTACCCTGGAAGAAAATCATTGGAAAGGCAATGTAACGCATTATCTGAATATTAAGGATGTGAAATTCAGAGATTGA
- a CDS encoding four helix bundle protein has translation MGNYKELVVWQKAVDLVTEIYKATTAFPKGEMYGLISQIRRSSISIPSNISEGHSRRSTNDYLQFLKIARGSSAELETQLIISKNLHYLNPENFQILIEKTSEISKMLNAVITKLQTP, from the coding sequence ATGGGAAATTATAAGGAATTAGTCGTTTGGCAAAAAGCTGTAGATCTCGTTACAGAAATCTATAAAGCAACAACAGCTTTTCCAAAAGGAGAAATGTATGGGCTTATAAGCCAGATCCGCAGATCTTCAATTTCAATTCCATCTAATATTTCCGAAGGTCATTCCAGAAGATCTACTAATGACTATCTTCAGTTTTTGAAAATTGCAAGAGGTAGCAGCGCTGAACTTGAAACCCAATTGATTATTTCAAAAAACTTACATTATTTGAATCCTGAAAATTTTCAAATTTTAATCGAAAAAACATCCGAAATATCAAAAATGCTGAACGCAGTAATTACAAAACTCCAGACTCCCTAA
- the nadD gene encoding nicotinate (nicotinamide) nucleotide adenylyltransferase, which translates to MKKIGLFFGSFNPIHIGHLILANYILENSDMEELWFVVSPQNPFKDKKSLLKDHNRLDMVQLAVKNYPNMRASNVEFSLPMPSYTIDTLTYLHEKYPEYSFSLIMGEDNLKSLNKWKNSDILIKNHHIIVYPRIFEGEKKDSDYLQHENISLIKAPVIELSATEIRNMIKDGKNVRPMLPPEVFEYLDGSSFYK; encoded by the coding sequence ATGAAAAAAATCGGTTTATTTTTCGGGTCATTCAATCCTATTCATATTGGGCATCTTATTCTGGCTAATTATATTCTGGAAAATTCTGATATGGAGGAACTTTGGTTTGTGGTGAGCCCACAAAATCCTTTCAAAGACAAAAAATCTTTGCTGAAAGATCATAACCGACTGGATATGGTACAGCTTGCCGTAAAGAATTATCCAAATATGAGAGCTTCCAATGTAGAGTTCTCTCTTCCGATGCCGAGCTACACCATTGATACTCTTACCTATCTTCATGAAAAATATCCTGAATATTCTTTCAGCCTGATCATGGGAGAAGATAATTTGAAGAGCCTCAACAAATGGAAAAATTCTGATATTCTGATCAAAAATCATCATATTATTGTCTACCCAAGAATATTCGAAGGAGAAAAGAAAGATTCTGACTATTTACAGCACGAAAATATCTCCCTGATAAAAGCTCCGGTTATAGAACTTTCTGCCACTGAAATCCGAAATATGATTAAAGATGGCAAAAACGTAAGACCTATGTTGCCTCCTGAAGTTTTTGAATATCTGGATGGTAGCAGTTTTTATAAGTAA
- a CDS encoding DUF3817 domain-containing protein gives MDFIEKIFSKYSQEKIIKWFKQICLAEAISCLLLYCVAMIWIRYDENLYSIIFISVIGSLHGLFFTLYLLLCLPARKIYNWDDEDFVFALLSAFFPFATVWVDKKLAKFDRK, from the coding sequence ATGGACTTTATCGAAAAAATATTCTCAAAATATTCTCAGGAAAAAATCATCAAATGGTTTAAACAGATTTGTCTTGCTGAAGCCATTTCATGTCTTTTACTGTATTGTGTTGCGATGATCTGGATTCGATATGATGAAAACTTATATTCTATTATCTTCATCAGCGTTATTGGGAGTTTACACGGTTTATTTTTTACACTTTACCTCCTGCTTTGCCTTCCTGCAAGAAAAATTTACAATTGGGATGATGAAGATTTTGTCTTTGCCTTGTTATCTGCATTTTTCCCATTTGCAACGGTTTGGGTAGATAAAAAGCTAGCCAAATTTGATAGAAAATAG